One Gemmatimonadota bacterium DNA window includes the following coding sequences:
- a CDS encoding sigma-70 family RNA polymerase sigma factor — protein MAKSTQSGVNISRVGSRNSGDDRSLDTYLKEIRTIPVLNLQEEMALARDARNGVNGAINKLIQANLRFVVVVARQYQNQGLPLSDLINEGNIGLIKAAQRYDEHKGFKFISYAVWWVRQAIMQALAEQSRIFRLPLNRAEELRRINKVVRGLKQELGREPTTHEIAGKLSLDHRDVVDIMRTFSPHLSLDAPFSPGEEGRLLDVIEDTTIESPDTPVMEKSLKEEVVWALNTLTDREAAVIRSYFGINREKPMTLDEIGKQFGLTRERVRQIKERAIRRLRHTSRSVRLHAYMS, from the coding sequence ATGGCCAAGTCCACCCAGTCGGGAGTCAACATTTCCCGGGTTGGATCACGGAATTCCGGTGATGACCGATCGCTCGATACCTACCTGAAGGAAATCAGGACCATACCGGTCTTGAACCTGCAAGAGGAAATGGCGCTGGCGCGCGACGCGCGCAACGGCGTGAACGGCGCCATCAACAAGCTGATCCAGGCCAACCTGCGGTTCGTCGTCGTGGTGGCCAGGCAGTACCAGAACCAGGGCCTGCCGCTGTCCGACCTGATCAACGAGGGCAATATCGGCCTGATCAAGGCCGCGCAGCGCTATGACGAGCACAAAGGTTTCAAATTCATTTCCTACGCGGTCTGGTGGGTGCGGCAGGCGATCATGCAGGCCCTGGCCGAACAGTCCCGGATCTTCCGCCTTCCGTTGAACCGGGCCGAGGAACTGCGACGGATCAACAAGGTCGTACGGGGCCTGAAACAGGAACTGGGCCGGGAGCCCACGACCCACGAAATCGCGGGCAAGTTGTCGCTGGACCACCGTGATGTGGTCGACATCATGCGGACCTTCAGTCCCCACCTTTCGCTCGACGCGCCTTTTTCACCGGGAGAAGAGGGGCGCCTGCTCGACGTGATCGAAGACACGACCATCGAATCGCCGGATACGCCGGTCATGGAGAAGTCGCTAAAAGAAGAAGTGGTCTGGGCCCTTAATACGCTGACGGACCGCGAAGCCGCCGTGATCCGTTCCTATTTCGGGATCAACCGGGAAAAGCCGATGACCCTGGACGAAATCGGGAAGCAGTTCGGCTTGACGCGGGAAAGGGTGCGCCAGATCAAGGAACGGGCGATCCGGCGATTGCGCCACACGTCCCGCAGTGTCCGGCTGCACGCTTACATGAGTTGA
- the xylB gene encoding xylulokinase yields MRHLIGIDIGTSGIKTIIVDERGGLAARAFEEIPLHTPRPNWAEQDPADWWRAASNTVREAMSTAGVAAESIAGIGLSGQMHSSVLLDERDEVLRPSILWCDTRTSDQCRWITEQAGEENLVDWVSNPALEGFTAPKLVWVRDHEPQVYDRIRRVLLPKDYIRLRMTGEFAMEVSDAAGTLLFDVRERRWSGAMLDAIGLPPEFLPPTFESIDVCGHVTEEVAADMGLKPGTPVVGGGADNTCGAVGAGIVRSGRILASLGTSGVVFAHTDDVRVDPELRVHTFCHSVPDKWYLMGVTLFAGGAFQWLRNTLGEVEVSAARMLDTDPYELLTAQAARAPAGSEGLVFLPYLMGERTPHKDANARGAFIGITGRHGRPHMIRSVMEGVTFALRDSIEIMRELGLSVAQVRSTGGGARSSLWRQIQADVYGAEVVTVNAEEGPAFGAAILAAVGTGVYGTVEEAADDLVDVVSRTEPDPEASERYEECYGIFRSMYPALKPGFDALGGMVEKQRSRN; encoded by the coding sequence ATGAGACACCTGATCGGCATCGACATCGGCACTTCTGGCATCAAGACGATCATCGTCGACGAACGGGGCGGCCTGGCGGCCCGGGCCTTCGAGGAAATCCCGCTGCACACGCCCCGTCCCAACTGGGCCGAACAGGATCCGGCGGACTGGTGGCGCGCGGCGTCGAATACGGTGCGCGAAGCCATGAGCACCGCCGGCGTAGCGGCCGAATCCATCGCCGGAATCGGCCTGTCGGGACAAATGCACAGTTCAGTCCTGCTGGATGAACGGGACGAGGTGCTCCGGCCTTCCATCCTGTGGTGCGATACGCGGACGTCCGATCAGTGCCGCTGGATCACGGAACAGGCGGGCGAGGAGAACCTGGTGGACTGGGTGTCCAATCCGGCCCTCGAAGGCTTCACCGCGCCCAAGCTGGTCTGGGTCCGCGACCACGAACCCCAGGTATACGACCGCATCCGGAGGGTCCTGCTGCCCAAGGACTACATCCGGTTGCGCATGACCGGCGAATTCGCCATGGAAGTCTCCGACGCCGCGGGCACGCTGCTGTTCGACGTACGGGAGCGGAGATGGTCCGGCGCCATGCTGGACGCCATCGGCCTGCCACCGGAGTTCCTGCCGCCTACCTTCGAATCCATCGACGTCTGCGGCCACGTGACGGAAGAGGTGGCCGCGGATATGGGACTGAAGCCCGGCACACCCGTCGTCGGCGGCGGGGCCGACAACACCTGTGGCGCCGTGGGCGCCGGCATCGTCCGCTCCGGTCGGATACTGGCCAGCCTGGGTACGTCGGGCGTGGTCTTCGCCCACACCGACGACGTCCGCGTGGACCCGGAACTGCGTGTCCATACCTTCTGCCACAGCGTGCCCGACAAGTGGTACCTCATGGGGGTTACCCTCTTCGCGGGCGGCGCCTTCCAGTGGCTACGCAATACCCTGGGCGAAGTCGAGGTCAGTGCGGCCCGGATGCTGGACACCGATCCCTATGAGCTGCTGACGGCCCAGGCGGCCCGCGCGCCGGCGGGCAGCGAGGGCCTTGTGTTTCTTCCCTACCTCATGGGCGAGCGCACCCCCCACAAGGACGCCAACGCGCGGGGCGCGTTCATCGGCATCACCGGACGGCACGGACGGCCTCACATGATCCGCTCCGTGATGGAGGGCGTGACCTTCGCCCTGCGGGATTCCATCGAAATCATGCGGGAGCTCGGCCTGTCCGTCGCGCAGGTACGTTCCACGGGCGGCGGTGCACGGAGCAGCCTCTGGCGGCAGATCCAGGCCGATGTCTACGGGGCGGAAGTCGTTACCGTGAACGCCGAGGAAGGGCCCGCCTTCGGCGCCGCCATCCTGGCCGCGGTCGGCACCGGCGTGTACGGCACGGTCGAGGAAGCCGCGGACGACCTGGTCGACGTCGTGTCCAGGACGGAGCCGGACCCGGAGGCTTCGGAACGCTACGAGGAGTGTTACGGCATCTTCAGATCCATGTACCCGGCCCTTAAACCGGGCTTCGACGCCCTGGGCGGCATGGTGGAAAAGCAAAGGAGCAGGAATTGA
- the sucC gene encoding ADP-forming succinate--CoA ligase subunit beta: MNIHEFQAKGLFARHGMAIPREQVARTPEDARRIAKELGTRVVVKAQVHVGGRGKAGGVKLASTPDEAFEVAGRILGMDIKGLTVRQVLVAEAVEIEHEAYVGIILDRQTRRPVFMVSAAGGVDIEEVARDTPEKIHKLAVDPLLGLLPFQARSLAYKLYSDPAQVKQAAGMLARLYDAFIESDASLAEINPLVTTPEGKLWALDGKMNIDDNALFRHETIEDMRDPESEEPTEAEARDADLSFVKLDGDIGCIVNGAGLAMATMDMVKFYGGMPANFLDIGGSSNPDKVVTAMNIITSDDRVKAVLFNIFGGITRCDDVANGIVTALDRIAAGPGGPLTLPIVIRLTGTNEAEGRKILESVGLVAVDTMAEAVQKAVALGKGTK, encoded by the coding sequence TTGAACATACACGAATTCCAGGCGAAGGGCCTCTTCGCCCGGCACGGGATGGCGATCCCGCGGGAACAGGTGGCCCGGACGCCCGAAGACGCCCGGCGTATCGCGAAGGAACTGGGCACGCGGGTGGTGGTCAAGGCTCAGGTGCACGTCGGCGGACGGGGCAAGGCGGGCGGCGTGAAACTGGCCTCGACGCCCGATGAAGCCTTCGAAGTCGCGGGCCGGATCCTGGGCATGGACATCAAGGGGCTGACGGTCCGGCAGGTCCTCGTGGCCGAAGCGGTGGAGATCGAACACGAAGCCTACGTTGGGATCATCCTCGACCGGCAGACCCGGCGGCCGGTGTTCATGGTCAGCGCGGCGGGCGGCGTCGATATCGAGGAAGTCGCCCGGGATACGCCGGAGAAGATCCACAAACTGGCCGTCGACCCCCTGCTCGGGCTGCTCCCGTTCCAGGCCCGGTCCCTGGCTTACAAACTCTATTCCGATCCCGCGCAGGTCAAACAGGCCGCCGGCATGCTCGCCCGGCTCTACGACGCCTTTATCGAAAGCGACGCGTCCCTGGCGGAGATCAACCCCCTCGTGACCACGCCGGAAGGCAAGTTGTGGGCGCTGGACGGCAAGATGAACATCGACGACAACGCCCTGTTCAGGCACGAGACGATCGAGGACATGCGCGATCCCGAATCCGAAGAGCCCACCGAGGCCGAGGCACGGGACGCGGACCTCAGCTTCGTCAAACTCGACGGCGACATCGGGTGCATCGTCAACGGCGCGGGCCTGGCCATGGCGACCATGGACATGGTGAAGTTCTACGGGGGCATGCCCGCCAACTTTCTCGATATCGGCGGCAGCTCGAACCCGGACAAGGTCGTCACCGCCATGAACATCATCACGTCCGACGACCGGGTAAAGGCCGTGCTCTTCAACATATTCGGCGGGATCACGCGCTGCGACGACGTGGCCAACGGCATCGTGACCGCCCTGGACCGCATCGCCGCCGGTCCCGGCGGACCGCTCACGCTGCCCATCGTCATCCGGCTCACCGGGACCAACGAAGCGGAGGGCCGGAAGATACTCGAATCCGTGGGGCTCGTCGCCGTAGACACCATGGCGGAAGCCGTTCAGAAGGCCGTAGCGCTCGGGAAGGGGACAAAATGA
- the sucD gene encoding succinate--CoA ligase subunit alpha translates to MSILVDANTRVVVQGITGRDGSFHTRQMAAYGTNIVSGVTPGKGGQDLDGIPVYDTLGEAASATGANTSIIYVRPAFAADAIHEAIDAEMDLVICITEGIPTLDMARVYAVLQRSGVRLLGPNCPGAITPGVTKVGIMPGHIHRPGNVGVVSRSGTLTYEIVHQLTSAGIGQSTCLGIGGDPIIGTGFIDALEAFEADPDTHAVVMIGEIGGSDEERAAEFVRQHMKKPVVGFIAGRTAPPGKRMGHAGAIISGGTGGAEEKVSALNEAGIPVADRSADVVDLIRSALA, encoded by the coding sequence ATGAGCATCCTGGTTGACGCAAACACCCGCGTCGTCGTGCAGGGGATCACCGGCAGGGACGGTTCCTTCCACACGCGCCAGATGGCGGCCTACGGCACGAACATCGTGTCCGGAGTCACTCCGGGGAAGGGCGGCCAGGACCTGGACGGTATCCCGGTCTACGATACCCTCGGGGAAGCAGCCTCGGCGACTGGTGCCAACACGTCCATCATCTACGTCCGCCCCGCCTTCGCGGCCGACGCGATCCACGAGGCCATCGACGCCGAAATGGACCTGGTGATCTGCATCACGGAAGGCATCCCAACGCTGGACATGGCCCGTGTCTACGCCGTACTGCAGCGCTCCGGCGTACGGCTCCTGGGACCGAACTGCCCCGGCGCCATCACACCCGGGGTCACCAAGGTGGGCATCATGCCCGGCCATATCCATCGTCCCGGCAACGTGGGCGTGGTCTCCCGCAGCGGAACGCTGACCTACGAGATCGTCCACCAGTTGACGTCCGCGGGCATCGGCCAGTCGACCTGCCTGGGTATCGGCGGCGATCCGATCATCGGCACGGGTTTCATCGACGCTCTCGAAGCCTTCGAAGCGGACCCGGATACCCACGCCGTGGTGATGATCGGCGAGATCGGCGGCTCCGACGAGGAACGGGCGGCCGAGTTCGTGCGGCAGCACATGAAGAAGCCGGTAGTCGGTTTCATAGCGGGCCGCACCGCGCCTCCCGGCAAGCGCATGGGGCACGCCGGCGCGATCATATCGGGGGGAACGGGCGGCGCCGAGGAGAAAGTGAGCGCGCTGAACGAGGCGGGCATTCCGGTAGCCGACCGGTCGGCCGATGTGGTGGATTTGATCCGGTCCGCACTTGCCTGA
- a CDS encoding DUF177 domain-containing protein, with translation MQIAIEHLAEGLHLIHLEDTPAADFIPDEECRFASPIKVDGTLTVSENSLVLQADIAVSMTFSCGRCLEEVEEHISGEIATYYEKTDRAIPDGEELTESDDVEILDYSAKTIDLSRRIAELVNLNIPMKPLCSEACKGLCPDCGRNLNESACSCGTRQMDPRWHTLKTLLKED, from the coding sequence ATGCAAATAGCGATCGAGCATCTGGCCGAAGGTCTGCATCTCATCCACCTGGAAGACACGCCCGCCGCCGATTTCATTCCGGACGAGGAATGCCGTTTCGCTTCACCCATCAAGGTGGACGGCACGCTGACAGTCTCCGAGAATTCGCTCGTGCTGCAGGCCGACATCGCGGTCTCCATGACTTTCTCCTGCGGTAGGTGCCTCGAAGAGGTCGAAGAACATATCAGCGGAGAAATCGCGACCTACTACGAGAAGACCGACCGGGCCATACCCGATGGCGAGGAGCTGACCGAATCGGACGACGTGGAAATCCTGGACTACAGCGCGAAGACGATCGACCTCAGTCGGCGCATCGCCGAACTCGTCAACCTGAATATCCCCATGAAACCCCTGTGCAGCGAAGCATGCAAGGGCCTCTGTCCCGATTGCGGCAGGAACCTCAACGAGAGCGCCTGCAGTTGCGGTACGCGGCAGATGGACCCACGCTGGCACACCTTGAAAACGTTATTGAAGGAGGACTAA
- a CDS encoding 50S ribosomal protein L32 yields MALPKRRQSRARSRKRRTHWVLQMPTLVECSHCGEMKRAHRVCPHCGHYQGREVQEVEAI; encoded by the coding sequence ATGGCCCTGCCCAAGCGACGCCAATCTCGGGCACGGAGTCGTAAGCGCCGTACGCACTGGGTGCTGCAGATGCCGACGCTGGTGGAATGCTCCCATTGCGGGGAGATGAAACGCGCGCACCGCGTTTGTCCCCACTGCGGACACTACCAGGGAAGGGAAGTCCAGGAAGTCGAAGCGATTTAG
- the fabD gene encoding ACP S-malonyltransferase, which translates to MTQARIAFLFPGQASQYVGMGRDLHDRYPQVRSLYQQAREITGADIVGVSFDGPAETLKQTNYTQLAILVHSVAVASLLKAHGIEPDFVAGHSLGEYSALVAAGVLNFEESLRLVRLRSALMHEAGQLRRGTMAAVIGLSPREIDEVCRTACAEDEPVQPANYNAPVQTVIAGAVPAVQRAMDGARAAGAKRVVPLKVSGAFHSELMEYARHGLAEAIEKAPFACAETPVVANVTGRAVTEPDEIRRLLIEQLTRPVRWAESMQTLADHEVDTVVEAGPGSVLTGLMKRMHRGIRVLNADKLADVTAVAETIGRPVADRLESR; encoded by the coding sequence ATGACCCAAGCCAGGATCGCCTTCTTGTTTCCGGGCCAGGCCTCGCAGTACGTCGGCATGGGCCGGGACCTGCACGACCGGTATCCGCAGGTTCGATCGCTTTACCAGCAGGCCCGCGAGATCACCGGTGCCGATATTGTCGGCGTCTCCTTCGACGGTCCCGCCGAAACCCTGAAGCAAACGAACTACACGCAGCTGGCCATCCTGGTGCACAGCGTGGCGGTCGCATCCTTGCTGAAAGCGCATGGGATCGAACCGGATTTTGTCGCCGGCCACAGCCTGGGCGAGTATTCGGCGCTGGTGGCGGCCGGCGTCCTTAATTTCGAGGAGTCGCTGCGCCTGGTCCGACTGCGCAGTGCACTGATGCACGAGGCCGGGCAGCTCCGTCGGGGAACCATGGCGGCCGTGATCGGCCTGTCTCCACGAGAGATCGACGAAGTCTGCCGGACCGCCTGCGCGGAAGACGAACCCGTTCAACCGGCGAACTACAACGCGCCGGTGCAAACCGTCATCGCCGGCGCGGTACCGGCCGTGCAACGTGCGATGGACGGCGCCCGGGCAGCGGGAGCAAAGCGGGTTGTTCCGCTCAAGGTCAGCGGCGCCTTCCACTCCGAACTCATGGAATACGCGCGCCATGGCCTTGCCGAGGCGATCGAAAAGGCCCCCTTTGCCTGCGCGGAAACGCCGGTGGTGGCCAACGTAACCGGCCGGGCCGTGACGGAGCCCGATGAAATCCGCCGCCTGCTGATCGAACAGCTGACCCGCCCCGTGCGCTGGGCGGAATCGATGCAGACGCTGGCCGATCACGAAGTGGACACCGTGGTGGAAGCAGGACCGGGCAGTGTGCTCACGGGGCTGATGAAGCGGATGCACCGCGGCATCCGCGTTCTGAACGCGGACAAACTCGCCGACGTCACGGCCGTGGCGGAAACGATCGGCCGGCCCGTGGCGGATCGGTTGGAATCGCGGTAA
- the fabG gene encoding 3-oxoacyl-[acyl-carrier-protein] reductase, whose amino-acid sequence MRGLQDKVTIVTGGAQGIGSAVAERFAAEGARIVLTSRDGAKAQEAADALNRKGGDARGVSLSIDDRDSVKNLVDTVVEDYGSIDVLINNAATVRDTLLMRMKQDDWDEVIHVNLGGVFACTQAVIRQMMRQRSGRIINMTSIVGLTGNPGQANYAASKAGIIGFTKSVAKEVGSRGITVNAIAPGYIETAMTEVLPEAVRSAFLEATPLSRAGQPEDVAGIAAFLASDDAAFVTGQVMRVDGGMGM is encoded by the coding sequence TTGCGGGGCTTACAAGACAAGGTCACCATCGTGACGGGCGGAGCGCAGGGTATCGGTTCCGCCGTCGCGGAACGTTTTGCCGCGGAAGGCGCCCGGATCGTCCTGACCAGCCGCGACGGGGCTAAGGCGCAGGAAGCCGCCGACGCGCTGAACCGCAAGGGCGGCGATGCCCGGGGCGTTTCCCTGAGCATCGATGACCGGGACAGCGTGAAGAACCTGGTCGACACCGTGGTCGAGGACTACGGGTCCATCGACGTCCTGATCAACAACGCGGCGACGGTCAGGGACACGCTCCTGATGCGCATGAAACAGGATGACTGGGACGAGGTCATCCACGTGAACCTGGGCGGCGTGTTCGCCTGTACGCAGGCCGTGATCCGCCAGATGATGCGGCAGCGAAGCGGCAGGATCATCAACATGACCTCGATTGTGGGGCTGACGGGCAACCCGGGCCAGGCCAACTACGCCGCTTCCAAGGCCGGGATCATCGGTTTCACCAAATCGGTGGCGAAAGAGGTGGGCAGCAGGGGCATCACGGTCAACGCGATCGCCCCGGGGTACATCGAAACGGCCATGACGGAGGTGCTCCCCGAGGCAGTGAGGTCCGCTTTCCTGGAAGCCACACCGCTTTCGCGGGCCGGACAACCCGAAGACGTCGCCGGCATCGCGGCCTTTCTGGCGTCCGACGACGCCGCTTTCGTAACCGGCCAGGTGATGCGCGTCGACGGCGGCATGGGCATGTGA
- the acpP gene encoding acyl carrier protein, which yields MEDRVKEIIAEQLGVDGDQVTDNASFTDDLGADSLDTVELVMALEEEFDLEIPDEDAEKIVTVGDAIKYLQSNLDG from the coding sequence ATGGAAGACCGCGTAAAGGAGATCATCGCCGAACAACTGGGTGTGGACGGTGACCAGGTCACCGACAATGCCTCGTTCACCGACGACCTGGGCGCCGATTCGCTCGATACGGTCGAACTCGTCATGGCCCTCGAAGAAGAGTTCGACCTCGAGATCCCCGACGAGGATGCAGAGAAGATCGTCACGGTCGGCGACGCGATTAAGTATCTCCAGTCCAATTTAGACGGCTGA
- the fabF gene encoding beta-ketoacyl-ACP synthase II — protein sequence MAERVVVTGMGVLSPVGLTLDTYWKALCAGRSGVGPITKFDVSAFPAKIAAELKDFNAADYIDRKEVRRMDENVQYAVIAAQMAIDDSGLDLDSEDRDRIGVVMGTGVGGIWTFENQHANLVHKGPGRVSPFFIPMMIADMAPGHISMIHGLKGPNYTTVSACSSGAHGIGDAFRILQHGDADVMVTGGTEASISPMAVAGFSNMRALSLRNDEPERASRPFDAQRDGFVLGEGSGMVVLETLDHAKRRGATIYAELAGYAATADAFHITQPHESGEGAARSMHLALRNAGLAVDEIDYINAHGTSTPFNDRIETLAIKKVFGDHAHSLAISSTKSLVGHLLGASGGVEFIATTLSVARDYVHPTINYEEPDPDCDLDYVPNAGREREVRAALTNSFGFGGHNVTLVVRKYTA from the coding sequence GTGGCTGAACGCGTTGTCGTCACCGGTATGGGCGTCCTGAGTCCCGTGGGTCTCACGCTCGATACCTACTGGAAGGCCCTTTGCGCGGGTCGGAGCGGCGTAGGGCCCATTACGAAATTCGATGTGAGCGCCTTTCCGGCGAAAATCGCCGCCGAATTGAAGGACTTCAACGCGGCGGACTACATCGACCGGAAAGAAGTGCGGCGAATGGACGAGAACGTTCAATACGCCGTGATCGCGGCGCAGATGGCGATCGACGACTCCGGTCTGGATCTCGACTCCGAGGACCGGGACCGCATCGGGGTGGTAATGGGTACGGGTGTCGGCGGGATTTGGACCTTCGAAAACCAGCATGCCAACCTCGTACACAAGGGACCGGGACGCGTGAGTCCCTTTTTCATCCCCATGATGATCGCGGACATGGCGCCCGGCCATATCTCGATGATTCATGGGTTGAAAGGGCCCAACTACACTACGGTATCGGCCTGTTCCAGCGGCGCGCACGGTATCGGCGACGCGTTCCGGATCCTGCAGCACGGGGACGCGGACGTCATGGTCACCGGCGGCACGGAGGCCAGCATATCCCCCATGGCCGTGGCCGGGTTCAGCAACATGCGGGCCCTGTCCCTGCGAAATGACGAGCCGGAGCGAGCCAGCAGGCCTTTCGATGCCCAGCGGGACGGATTCGTGCTCGGCGAAGGCAGCGGCATGGTCGTCCTCGAGACCCTGGATCACGCGAAGCGGCGCGGTGCGACGATCTACGCCGAACTGGCCGGTTACGCCGCAACGGCGGATGCCTTTCATATCACCCAACCCCATGAATCGGGTGAAGGCGCGGCGCGATCCATGCACCTGGCGCTTCGGAACGCCGGACTGGCCGTGGACGAAATCGATTACATCAACGCCCATGGCACGTCCACGCCATTCAATGACCGCATCGAAACCCTGGCTATCAAAAAGGTCTTCGGGGATCATGCGCATAGCCTGGCGATCAGCTCCACCAAATCGCTCGTCGGCCACCTCCTGGGAGCATCCGGAGGGGTCGAGTTCATCGCGACCACGCTGTCCGTCGCCCGCGATTACGTCCATCCTACCATCAACTACGAGGAGCCCGATCCCGATTGCGACCTGGACTACGTCCCCAACGCGGGCCGGGAACGGGAAGTGAGGGCGGCTCTAACCAATTCGTTCGGTTTCGGAGGGCATAACGTGACGCTCGTGGTCAGGAAATACACGGCGTAG
- the rnc gene encoding ribonuclease III, whose product MPNRHSILQKLRRATSALLTGLKGGASGHAANRTALERENVRQVQKYIDYRFKNPDYLITALKHRSYVYSREQSGVHSNERLEFLGDAVLDLVVGEFIYHKYPGRREGQLTQLRSTLVNRKALARQARAMKLGRYVLLSTSEARSGGRFRHSILSDAYESIIGAIYLDGGLPPVRRFLHRTLLQELSAERPSEVDHSRNYKSALLEYTQGEGIGQPEYRVDSAVGPDHEKIFTIEVFVAGNPVSKGTGTSKKNAEQDAARQAVEQLQSDRDIDRS is encoded by the coding sequence GTGCCAAATCGGCATTCCATTCTGCAGAAGCTGCGGCGCGCGACCAGTGCCCTGCTGACGGGCCTGAAAGGCGGTGCATCCGGTCACGCCGCGAACCGAACGGCCCTTGAACGTGAAAACGTCCGCCAGGTCCAGAAATACATCGACTACCGCTTCAAGAACCCCGATTATCTGATCACGGCGCTCAAGCACCGATCCTACGTGTATTCTCGGGAACAGTCGGGCGTCCACTCCAACGAACGTCTGGAGTTCCTGGGCGACGCGGTGCTGGATCTCGTGGTCGGCGAGTTCATATACCACAAGTACCCCGGGCGCCGCGAGGGCCAGCTGACCCAGCTCCGGTCCACGCTGGTCAACCGGAAGGCGCTCGCCCGCCAGGCCCGGGCGATGAAGCTCGGACGCTATGTGCTGCTGAGTACCAGTGAAGCCCGATCCGGCGGCCGGTTTCGCCATTCGATCCTGTCCGATGCCTACGAATCCATCATCGGCGCCATCTACCTGGACGGCGGGCTCCCGCCGGTCCGGCGTTTCCTGCACCGTACCTTGCTGCAGGAGCTGAGCGCGGAACGTCCTTCCGAAGTCGATCACTCGCGGAACTACAAGAGCGCGCTGCTGGAATACACGCAGGGCGAAGGTATCGGCCAGCCGGAATACCGCGTCGATTCCGCCGTGGGTCCCGACCACGAAAAGATCTTTACCATCGAAGTCTTCGTAGCGGGAAACCCCGTCAGCAAGGGCACGGGCACCAGCAAGAAGAACGCGGAACAGGATGCCGCGCGGCAGGCCGTGGAGCAACTGCAGTCCGACCGCGACATCGATCGGTCATGA
- a CDS encoding lipoate--protein ligase family protein: MIRVLSTPGCSAAYNMAVDEALLDTCRLDAGGTDSETMALRIYSWCPPAVSIGYGQEAEKEIDPGQCERYGIDLVRRITGGRAVLHDQELTYSLVAPESHPALGGRSGVMLRAVSEALVETLKHFDIPAEPAMEGRCGSGGNNDVCFTATGRYEITVAGRKLAGSAQRRSRGVVLQHGSVLLGPGHRRLPLLMLAHEPERRETIARLLNHRTVSVAELIPDLPTFEEWTDRLSRSMLDRLNVEGKTDVLDAEERQAAESLVRTRYGNADWTYLRTASHVR, encoded by the coding sequence ATGATCCGCGTACTCTCCACGCCCGGATGTTCCGCAGCGTACAACATGGCCGTGGACGAAGCGCTGCTGGACACGTGCCGGCTGGACGCTGGCGGGACGGACTCGGAGACGATGGCGCTGCGCATCTACTCGTGGTGTCCGCCCGCTGTTTCCATCGGATACGGGCAGGAGGCGGAAAAAGAGATCGATCCCGGCCAATGCGAACGGTACGGCATCGACCTGGTCCGGCGGATCACCGGGGGGCGCGCGGTACTGCACGACCAGGAACTCACCTACAGCCTGGTCGCGCCGGAATCCCATCCCGCGCTGGGAGGCCGGTCCGGCGTGATGCTTCGCGCGGTGAGCGAGGCGCTGGTCGAAACGCTGAAGCACTTCGATATACCCGCCGAGCCGGCGATGGAGGGGCGTTGCGGTTCAGGAGGTAATAACGACGTATGCTTCACGGCCACAGGACGTTACGAGATCACGGTGGCCGGCAGGAAGCTGGCCGGAAGCGCCCAGCGCCGATCCCGCGGGGTCGTGCTGCAGCACGGATCCGTGCTCCTGGGTCCGGGGCACCGCAGGCTTCCCCTGCTGATGCTCGCCCACGAACCGGAACGCCGGGAGACCATCGCCCGGCTACTGAACCACCGGACCGTTTCCGTTGCAGAATTGATCCCCGATCTGCCCACCTTCGAGGAATGGACCGACCGCCTGTCCCGTTCGATGCTCGACCGCCTGAACGTGGAAGGCAAAACGGACGTACTGGACGCGGAGGAGCGGCAAGCAGCCGAGTCGTTGGTCCGCACCCGGTACGGAAACGCCGACTGGACCTATCTCAGGACCGCGAGCCATGTCCGGTGA